The Manihot esculenta cultivar AM560-2 chromosome 1, M.esculenta_v8, whole genome shotgun sequence genome has a window encoding:
- the LOC110614481 gene encoding uncharacterized protein LOC110614481 has product MAVMEKLKIFVVQEPVVAASCLIAGVGLFLPAVVRPILDSFETSKQVHQPTITDVVAGVRKKQA; this is encoded by the exons ATGGCGGTGATGGAAAAGCTGAAGATTTTCGTAGTGCAAGAGCCTGTGGTTGCAGCTTCTTGCCTTATCGCTGGTGTTG GTCTTTTCCTTCCAGCTGTTGTAAGGCCTATTCTGGATTCCTTTGAAACAAGCAAGCAAGTGCATCAGCCTACTATAACTGAT GTGGTTGCAGGAGTCCGTAAAAAGCAGGCATAA
- the LOC110610937 gene encoding uncharacterized protein LOC110610937 has protein sequence MAVAEARAVWQRTANRCFVQEDAKRAPKLACCQSSSSSSKQVDGGPTNAADMPENPAVSFMPFHRSSSYSNLSPDTRWWLQLQPSYGYQKGLTYEQLNALKAEMESVRTDIVNTPSKFDDVPPHDDRRGACLNGNMNSESSSDPYCRISTNRIVKDPETKNQEANTLYNMNDQEFIEFKDTREKWMDIDPIEFFQPQKSNEYGFDPESPWLGGEKNVPWWRTTDKDELASLVAQKSLDYIENCDLPPPQKLNVRRYPCGRPVSSDQVHDRPNYETMHGRQRTAIKGQLQSSSEKPFSYIASHKDTRESGQLHEGDPSKAQLMEALRHSQTRAREAEKVARQACAEKEHIIKLFFRQASQLFAYKQWFQMLQLETLYYQVKNGDQPMSTLFPVVLPWMPLKGRKHRKSWQKSPRSKRGKHCRPSHDISKYAVAFALGLSLVGAGLLLGWTVGWMLPL, from the exons ATGGCAGTAGCAGAAGCGAGGGCTGTTTGGCAAAGAACAGCTAACCGTTGTTTTGTCCAAGAAGATGCCAAAAGAGCTCCCAAGTTAGCTTGCTGCCaatcatcatcttcatcatcaAAACAGGTTGATGGCGGACCAACAAATGCAGCAGACATGCCAGAAAATCCTGCTGTAAGTTTCATGCCTTTCCACAGGAGCTCCTCGTATTCCAACCTATCACCTGATACAAGATGGTGGCTTCAGCTGCAACCTAGCTATGGGTACCAAAAAGGTTTAACATATGAACAGTTAAATGCCTTGAAGGCTGAGATGGAAAGCGTGAGAACTGATATTGTAAATACACCCTCAAAATTTGATGATGTTCCTCCACATGATGACAGACGTGGTGCCTGTTTAAATGGCAACATGAATAGTGAGTCCTCCTCTGATCCATATTGTAGGATCTCTACGAACAGAATCGTTAAAGATCCTGAAACGAAGAATCAAGAGGCAAATACTCTATACAATATGAATGACCAagaatttattgaatttaaggACACAAGAGAAAAATGGATGGATATAGATCCAATTGAATTTTTCCAACCCCAAAAGAGCAATGAGTATGGTTTTGATCCAGAATCACCTTGGCTTGGGGGTGAGAAGAATGTGCCATGGTGGCGTACAACAGATAAAGATGAATTGGCCTCTTTGGTTGCACAGAAGTCTCTTGACTATATCGAGAATTGTGACCTTCCCCCACCGCAAAAGCTGAATGTTAGGAGATACCCATGTGGCCGTCCTGTATCTTCTGATCAGGTGCATGACCGTCCCAATTATGAAACTATGCACGGAAGACAGAGGACTGCAATTAAAGGGCAGTTACAAAGCAGTTCTGAGAAGCCATTCAG CTATATTGCGTCCCATAAAGATACAAGAGAAAGTGGACAACTTCATGAGGGTGATCCGTCAAAGGCTCAGCTCATGGAAGCACTTCGTCATTCTCAAACACGAGCCAGGGAAGCTGAGAAGGTGGCAAGGCAGGCCTGTGCCGAAAAGGAACACATAATTAAGCTGTTCTTTAGACAAGCCTCGCAGCTTTTTGCCTATAAGCAGTGGTTCCAAATGCTGCAGCTTGAAACCCTTTATTACCAGGTGAAGAATGGTGACCAGCCGATGTCCACTCTGTTCCCAGTAGTTCTTCCATGGATGCCTCTCAAGGGCAGGAAACATCGAAAGAGCTGGCAGAAGTCCCCAAGGAGCAAAAGAGGCAAGCATTGCCGACCAAGTCATGACATTAGCAAGTATGCTGTTGCATTTGCGCTGGGATTGAGTCTTGTTGGTGCTGGCTTGCTGCTGGGATGGACAGTAGGGTGGATGTTGCCTTTATGA
- the LOC110614385 gene encoding auxin response factor 9 isoform X2 — MAHVETNFGSDSLSRDERGGDDLYTELWKACAGPLVDVPVPGERVFYFPQGHMEQLEASTNQELTQQIPRFNLPSKILCRVVNIQLLAEQETDEVYAQITLHPEPNQEEPTSPDSRLPEPKKPTVHSFCKILTASDTSTHGGFSVLRKHATDCLPPLDMNQATPTQELAAKDLHGYEWRFKHIFRGQPRRHLLTTGWSTFVTSKRLVAGDAFVFLRGDNGELRVGVRRLARQQSLMPSSVISRQSMHLGVLATASHAVTTQTLFVVYYKPRTSQFIIGLNKYLEAVNHGFSVGMRYKMRFEGEDSPERSFTGTIVGVGDVSAQWSGSKWRSLKIQWDEPATIQRPERVSPWDIEPFAASASINLPPTVLKSKRPRPLDTPVSEITTNSTTSPFWYRGSAQSHDLSQLGSAAEAQSCEKSQVVWSVRQKEIDSSVVNGSIFCNSRVRTEGIWPPSPHMNVSLSLFFDSADNSRTITQSVASGYVSPVPLRQTDVLMHDQVEKGKKYENSIGCRLFGIDLTSNSNAAPPLEEALCTTVDPNGTGGPLAAPGDSDKAQNMDASKSSEEQKQIASDALPKETHGKLGPTSSTRSRTKVQMQGVAVGRAVDLTVLKGYGDLIKALEEMFEIKGELSTPDKWAVVFTDDEGDMMLVGDDPWPEFCKMVKKILIYSSEEVKKMSTRSKLHASSLEDEGTIASLDSEHKSET, encoded by the exons ATGGCTCATGTTGAGACTAATTTCGGGTCTGATTCGCTTTCTCGTGATGAAAGAG GAGGAGATGATCTATATACGGAACTATGGAAGGCATGTGCAGGTCCATTGGTGGATGTCCCAGTGCCTGGAGAAAGAGTTTTCTATTTCCCACAGGGTCACATGGAACAA CTGGAAGCATCAACAAATCAGGAACTGACTCAACAAATCCCGCGGTTTAATCTTCCTTCCAAGATCCTTTGCCGAGTTGTTAACATTCAACTACTG GCAGAACAAGAGACAGATGAGGTTTATGCTCAGATCACCTTGCACCCAGAACCAAAT CAAGAGGAGCCTACAAGTCCTGACTCGCGCCTTCCTGAACCAAAAAAGCCAACTGTTCATTCATTTTGCAAAATTCTAACAGCTTCTGATACTAGCACCCATGGAGGGTTTTCTGTTCTTAGAAAGCACGCTACTGATTGCTTGCCTCCATTG GACATGAACCAAGCAACCCCAACTCAGGAACTGGCTGCTAAAGATCTTCATGGCTATGAGTGGCGATTTAAACACATATTTAGAG gtcaaccaaggagacatttgctTACAACTGGGTGGAGTACATTTGTTACTTCTAAGAGACTGGTTGCAGGAGATGCTTTTGTTTTTCTGAG AGGTGATAATGGGGAATTGCGAGTTGGCGTTCGGCGTCTTGCTCGTCAGCAAAGCCTCATGCCTTCATCTGTGATATCCAGGCAGAGCATGCATTTAGGAGTGCTTGCTACTGCTTCTCATGCTGTTACAACACAGACCCTCTTTGTCGTGTACTACAAGCCTAG GACGAGCCAATTTATAATTGGCTTGAATAAATATTTGGAGGCTGTCAACCATGGATTTTCTGTTGGCATGCGGTACAAGATGAGATTTGAGGGAGAAGACTCTCCTGAGAGGAG TTTCACAGGAACTATAGTCGGAGTTGGAGATGTTTCTGCACAGTGGTCAGGCTCTAAATGGAGGTCATTGAAG ATACAATGGGATGAACCAGCAACAATTCAAAGGCCAGAGAGAGTTTCTCCGTGGGATATAGAGCCTTTTGCAGCTTCTGCTTCTATAAATCTTCCCCCAACAGTGTTAAAGAGTAAAAGGCCCAGGCCTTTGGATACTCCAGTGTCAG AAATTACTACCAATTCAACTACTTCGCCTTTCTGGTACCGTGGATCAGCCCAATCCCATGATTTAAGTCAACTAGGTAGTGCTGCTGAAGCTCAAAGTTGTGAAAAAAGCCAAGTAGTTTGGTCTGTGAGGCAGAAGGAAATTGATAGCAGTGTTGTCAATGGTAGCATCTTCTGTAACTCGAGGGTCCGAACAGAGGGCATATGGCCACCTTCTCCTCACATGAATGTTTCTCTCAGTCTTTTCTTTGATTCAGCTGATAACAGCCGAACCATAACACAGTCTGTCGCCTCTGGTTATGTGTCTCCTGTTCCATTAAGGCAAACTGATGTCCTGATGCATGACCAGGTGGAGAAAgggaaaaaatatgaaaattctaTAGGCTGCCGTTTGTTTGGAATTGATTTAACAAGCAATTCTAATGCTGCTCCTCCTCTAGAGGAGGCTTTGTGTACAACTGTTGACCCCAATGGCACCGGAGGACCTCTTGCAGCCCCAGGTGATTCTGATAAGGCTCAAAATATGGATGCTTCCAAGTCCTCAGAAGAACAGAAGCAAATTGCATCAGATGCATTGCCAAAGGAGACACATGGCAAGCTGGGTCCCACTTCTTCCACAAGGTCTCGTACCAAG GTGCAAATGCAAGGAGTTGCAGTTGGTCGTGCTGTTGATCTAACAGTGTTGAAAGGGTATGGAGATCTTATAAAAGCACTGGAGGAAATGTTTGAGATCAAAGGAGAGCTTTCCACGCCCGACAAATGGGCTGTTGTATTTACTGATGATGAGGGCGATATGATGCTCGTGGGCGATGATCCGTGGCC GGAATTCTGTAAGATGGTTAAGAAGATACTAATATATTCAAGTGAGGAAGTGAAGAAGATGAGCACAAGATCCAAGTTGCACGCGTCCTCTTTAGAGGATGAAGGGACAATTGCAAGCTTGGACTCTGAACATAAGTCTGAGACCTGA
- the LOC110614385 gene encoding auxin response factor 18 isoform X1, which produces MAHVETNFGSDSLSRDERGGDDLYTELWKACAGPLVDVPVPGERVFYFPQGHMEQLEASTNQELTQQIPRFNLPSKILCRVVNIQLLAEQETDEVYAQITLHPEPNQEEPTSPDSRLPEPKKPTVHSFCKILTASDTSTHGGFSVLRKHATDCLPPLDMNQATPTQELAAKDLHGYEWRFKHIFRGQPRRHLLTTGWSTFVTSKRLVAGDAFVFLRGDNGELRVGVRRLARQQSLMPSSVISRQSMHLGVLATASHAVTTQTLFVVYYKPRTSQFIIGLNKYLEAVNHGFSVGMRYKMRFEGEDSPERSFTGTIVGVGDVSAQWSGSKWRSLKIQWDEPATIQRPERVSPWDIEPFAASASINLPPTVLKSKRPRPLDTPVSGICLGTIIALYFNEVLLVYLLKKLHINWNVEITTNSTTSPFWYRGSAQSHDLSQLGSAAEAQSCEKSQVVWSVRQKEIDSSVVNGSIFCNSRVRTEGIWPPSPHMNVSLSLFFDSADNSRTITQSVASGYVSPVPLRQTDVLMHDQVEKGKKYENSIGCRLFGIDLTSNSNAAPPLEEALCTTVDPNGTGGPLAAPGDSDKAQNMDASKSSEEQKQIASDALPKETHGKLGPTSSTRSRTKVQMQGVAVGRAVDLTVLKGYGDLIKALEEMFEIKGELSTPDKWAVVFTDDEGDMMLVGDDPWPEFCKMVKKILIYSSEEVKKMSTRSKLHASSLEDEGTIASLDSEHKSET; this is translated from the exons ATGGCTCATGTTGAGACTAATTTCGGGTCTGATTCGCTTTCTCGTGATGAAAGAG GAGGAGATGATCTATATACGGAACTATGGAAGGCATGTGCAGGTCCATTGGTGGATGTCCCAGTGCCTGGAGAAAGAGTTTTCTATTTCCCACAGGGTCACATGGAACAA CTGGAAGCATCAACAAATCAGGAACTGACTCAACAAATCCCGCGGTTTAATCTTCCTTCCAAGATCCTTTGCCGAGTTGTTAACATTCAACTACTG GCAGAACAAGAGACAGATGAGGTTTATGCTCAGATCACCTTGCACCCAGAACCAAAT CAAGAGGAGCCTACAAGTCCTGACTCGCGCCTTCCTGAACCAAAAAAGCCAACTGTTCATTCATTTTGCAAAATTCTAACAGCTTCTGATACTAGCACCCATGGAGGGTTTTCTGTTCTTAGAAAGCACGCTACTGATTGCTTGCCTCCATTG GACATGAACCAAGCAACCCCAACTCAGGAACTGGCTGCTAAAGATCTTCATGGCTATGAGTGGCGATTTAAACACATATTTAGAG gtcaaccaaggagacatttgctTACAACTGGGTGGAGTACATTTGTTACTTCTAAGAGACTGGTTGCAGGAGATGCTTTTGTTTTTCTGAG AGGTGATAATGGGGAATTGCGAGTTGGCGTTCGGCGTCTTGCTCGTCAGCAAAGCCTCATGCCTTCATCTGTGATATCCAGGCAGAGCATGCATTTAGGAGTGCTTGCTACTGCTTCTCATGCTGTTACAACACAGACCCTCTTTGTCGTGTACTACAAGCCTAG GACGAGCCAATTTATAATTGGCTTGAATAAATATTTGGAGGCTGTCAACCATGGATTTTCTGTTGGCATGCGGTACAAGATGAGATTTGAGGGAGAAGACTCTCCTGAGAGGAG TTTCACAGGAACTATAGTCGGAGTTGGAGATGTTTCTGCACAGTGGTCAGGCTCTAAATGGAGGTCATTGAAG ATACAATGGGATGAACCAGCAACAATTCAAAGGCCAGAGAGAGTTTCTCCGTGGGATATAGAGCCTTTTGCAGCTTCTGCTTCTATAAATCTTCCCCCAACAGTGTTAAAGAGTAAAAGGCCCAGGCCTTTGGATACTCCAGTGTCAGGTATATGTTTAGGAACTATAATTGCGTTATATTTCAATGAAGTTCTGCTGGTATATCTATTGAAAAAATTACACATTAATTGGAATGTAGAAATTACTACCAATTCAACTACTTCGCCTTTCTGGTACCGTGGATCAGCCCAATCCCATGATTTAAGTCAACTAGGTAGTGCTGCTGAAGCTCAAAGTTGTGAAAAAAGCCAAGTAGTTTGGTCTGTGAGGCAGAAGGAAATTGATAGCAGTGTTGTCAATGGTAGCATCTTCTGTAACTCGAGGGTCCGAACAGAGGGCATATGGCCACCTTCTCCTCACATGAATGTTTCTCTCAGTCTTTTCTTTGATTCAGCTGATAACAGCCGAACCATAACACAGTCTGTCGCCTCTGGTTATGTGTCTCCTGTTCCATTAAGGCAAACTGATGTCCTGATGCATGACCAGGTGGAGAAAgggaaaaaatatgaaaattctaTAGGCTGCCGTTTGTTTGGAATTGATTTAACAAGCAATTCTAATGCTGCTCCTCCTCTAGAGGAGGCTTTGTGTACAACTGTTGACCCCAATGGCACCGGAGGACCTCTTGCAGCCCCAGGTGATTCTGATAAGGCTCAAAATATGGATGCTTCCAAGTCCTCAGAAGAACAGAAGCAAATTGCATCAGATGCATTGCCAAAGGAGACACATGGCAAGCTGGGTCCCACTTCTTCCACAAGGTCTCGTACCAAG GTGCAAATGCAAGGAGTTGCAGTTGGTCGTGCTGTTGATCTAACAGTGTTGAAAGGGTATGGAGATCTTATAAAAGCACTGGAGGAAATGTTTGAGATCAAAGGAGAGCTTTCCACGCCCGACAAATGGGCTGTTGTATTTACTGATGATGAGGGCGATATGATGCTCGTGGGCGATGATCCGTGGCC GGAATTCTGTAAGATGGTTAAGAAGATACTAATATATTCAAGTGAGGAAGTGAAGAAGATGAGCACAAGATCCAAGTTGCACGCGTCCTCTTTAGAGGATGAAGGGACAATTGCAAGCTTGGACTCTGAACATAAGTCTGAGACCTGA
- the LOC110614457 gene encoding uncharacterized protein At4g00950 gives MGSETESELSSTPRLPLLFNPHVHACMQSPQRSGTLTPPLYAASASVPFRWEEEPGKPRSCTSLSNPIDFRPKCLELPPRLLLDANVCKLSSPTKVLEGPYMGKQRFQSSSFRIIRRECYGSFHMSCSPERGQLSTMVLSKRGLKEKGLLGSWRWGRRAFTGKREVAGASYVFPSSMDREVEGGNEEEEISSKNVKITRIRRSGRFSTHTRSHFWATIYEGLKQVVPWRNRKLKKDRFVL, from the exons ATGGGATCTGAGACAGAATCAGAGCTCAGCTCCACACCAAGATTACCATTACTCTTCAACCCACATGTACATGCATGTATGCAGTCACCACAGAGGTCAGGGACGCTAACCCCGCCACTCTACGCCGCCTCAGCCTCTGTCCCATTCCGCTGGGAGGAAGAGCCTGGCAAACCCAGAAGCTGTACTTCTCTCTCGAACCCCATCGACTTTAGACCCAAGTGCCTGGAGCTACCTCCAAGGTTGCTCTTGGATGCCAATGTTTGTAAGCTGTCCTCGCCGACTAAAGTCTTGGAAGGACCTTATATGGGCAAGCAAAGATTTCAGTCTTCTTCGTTTAGAATAATCAGAAGGGAGTGTTATGGGTCCTTCCACATGAGTTGTAGTCCTGAGAGAGGTCAGCTTAGTACCATGGTCCTGAGCAAGAGAGGGCTGAAAGAGAAAGGACTTCTGGGTTCCTGGCGTTGGGGAAGGAGGGCTTTCACGGGTAAAAGAGAGGTTGCTGGGGCGAGCTATGTTTTTCCTTCATCAATGGATAGAGAGGTTGAAGGCGGCAACGAAGAGGAAGAGATAAGTAGCAAGAATGTGAAGATCACGAGGATCAGAAGATCAGGCAGATTTTCTACGCATACCAGGTCTCATTTCTGG GCGACAATTTATGAAGGATTGAAGCAGGTAGTTCCCTGGAGGAACAGAAAACTAAAGAAAGATAGGTTTGTTCTTTGA